The following proteins are co-located in the Nonlabens ponticola genome:
- a CDS encoding zinc-dependent metalloprotease, which yields MNSIKTFVLLLMTATLVVSCGGKKGAYKGDSATAAASKKSKKDGMKPYDKVITKDAKSDEGLFTVHMVDDKYFYEIPDSLLEREMLMVTRIAKTAAGIGFGGGKANTQTLRWQRKNDNILLRVVSHSVVAADSLPVSIAVENSNFEPILYSFPIAAMKKDSVTNNAVIDVTDFFTKDVKAIGFPQSQRSRYKISRLDDSRSYIDTLRSYPENIESRHVKTYLASNPPSNGSTQSVSLEMSNSMILLPKEPMKRRYFDQRVGWFARGQQDYGLDAQETKTVRYLDRWRLEVADEDMDAFNRGELVVPKKQIVYYIDPATPQQWRKYIKQGIEDWQVAFEEAGFKEAIIAADAPSKEEDPDWSPEDVRYSTVRYLASPIPNANGPHVSDPRSGEILESDINWYHNVMTLLRNWFFIQTAAINEDARGVEFDEEVMGRLIRFVSAHEVGHTLGLPHNMGSSVAYKVEDLRDPAFTKEYGTAPSIMDYARFNYVAQPEDGDVALMPNIGPYDKYAIKWGYKPLPNLTAEEEKKVLDEWILEKAGDPMYRFGRQQFGVVDYSSQTEDLGDDSMLASSYGIKNLKRIVPNLNEWTGEEGENYDDLETMYGQVLSQFNRYMGHVAGNIGGVKETYKAYGQEGAVYEHAPRDKQERAMEFLQEQLFETPEWLIDQEIFNKIESDGSIERIRGIQVRTLNNVLDFGRMARLMENEEVNGREAYGLLEMMTDLRKGIFSELPRGSQIDRYRRNLQRAYVERLQFIMENEQQQLPAAFRAFAGQSSIDVAQSDIRPIVRDELQTLLRDTRRAANRTSDRLSKIHLRDLAERIDMILNPV from the coding sequence ATGAATTCAATCAAAACTTTTGTTCTTCTCTTGATGACAGCCACTCTTGTGGTGAGCTGTGGTGGTAAGAAAGGAGCTTACAAAGGTGATAGCGCAACGGCTGCCGCCAGTAAAAAATCAAAAAAAGATGGTATGAAACCTTATGACAAGGTGATTACCAAGGACGCCAAAAGCGACGAAGGCCTGTTTACTGTTCACATGGTAGACGATAAGTATTTCTATGAGATTCCAGATAGCTTACTAGAGCGCGAGATGCTGATGGTAACTCGTATTGCAAAAACTGCCGCAGGCATAGGCTTCGGTGGTGGTAAAGCAAACACACAAACCCTAAGATGGCAACGTAAGAATGATAACATCCTATTGAGAGTGGTTTCTCACTCTGTAGTTGCCGCAGATTCTTTACCGGTAAGCATTGCGGTAGAGAACTCAAACTTTGAACCTATTCTCTACTCGTTCCCGATTGCGGCAATGAAAAAAGATAGTGTGACTAACAACGCTGTTATCGATGTGACTGATTTCTTCACTAAGGACGTAAAAGCAATAGGCTTTCCTCAATCACAACGCAGTCGCTATAAGATCTCTAGATTAGATGACTCAAGATCTTACATTGATACATTGAGATCTTACCCAGAGAATATTGAGAGTAGACATGTAAAAACTTACTTGGCCAGCAATCCACCGTCAAACGGTAGTACACAGTCAGTTTCTTTAGAGATGAGTAACTCAATGATTTTATTGCCTAAAGAACCTATGAAGCGCAGGTATTTTGACCAGCGTGTAGGATGGTTTGCTCGCGGTCAACAAGATTATGGTCTTGACGCACAAGAAACCAAAACAGTGCGTTACCTAGACCGATGGAGACTTGAGGTGGCAGATGAAGATATGGATGCCTTTAATCGAGGTGAGCTAGTCGTACCTAAAAAACAAATCGTTTACTATATAGATCCTGCGACACCACAGCAATGGAGAAAATACATCAAGCAAGGTATTGAGGACTGGCAAGTAGCTTTTGAAGAAGCTGGTTTCAAAGAAGCCATCATTGCAGCAGATGCGCCTAGTAAAGAAGAAGATCCAGACTGGAGTCCAGAAGATGTACGTTATTCAACGGTGCGTTATCTAGCTTCACCTATACCTAATGCCAATGGGCCACACGTATCAGATCCACGTAGTGGAGAAATCCTTGAGTCTGACATCAACTGGTACCACAATGTGATGACGTTGTTGCGCAACTGGTTCTTTATCCAGACGGCAGCTATCAATGAGGATGCTCGTGGTGTCGAATTTGATGAAGAAGTAATGGGACGTTTGATACGTTTTGTAAGTGCTCATGAGGTAGGACACACATTAGGATTACCACATAACATGGGAAGCTCTGTTGCGTACAAAGTAGAAGACTTGAGAGATCCAGCATTTACCAAAGAGTATGGAACTGCACCTAGTATTATGGATTATGCACGTTTCAACTATGTAGCACAACCAGAAGATGGTGATGTTGCTTTGATGCCTAACATTGGACCATACGATAAGTACGCCATCAAATGGGGTTACAAGCCGTTACCTAATTTGACCGCAGAAGAAGAGAAAAAAGTTCTTGATGAGTGGATTCTGGAAAAAGCTGGAGATCCTATGTACAGATTTGGTCGTCAACAATTCGGTGTAGTAGACTACTCAAGCCAGACGGAAGATCTAGGAGATGACAGCATGCTTGCTAGTTCATATGGTATTAAGAACCTTAAGCGTATCGTCCCTAACCTAAATGAATGGACTGGTGAAGAAGGTGAAAACTACGATGACCTTGAGACTATGTACGGACAAGTGCTAAGTCAATTTAACCGATACATGGGTCATGTTGCTGGTAATATAGGTGGCGTTAAGGAAACTTATAAAGCTTATGGGCAAGAAGGTGCTGTTTATGAGCACGCACCACGAGATAAGCAAGAACGTGCCATGGAGTTTTTACAGGAACAATTATTTGAGACTCCAGAATGGTTGATAGACCAAGAGATTTTCAACAAGATTGAGTCTGATGGTAGTATTGAGAGAATACGTGGTATCCAAGTAAGAACATTAAACAATGTACTTGACTTTGGACGTATGGCCAGATTGATGGAAAATGAAGAAGTAAATGGTCGTGAGGCATACGGACTTCTTGAAATGATGACTGATTTGCGGAAAGGAATCTTTAGTGAACTACCTCGTGGGTCACAGATTGATCGTTACCGCAGGAACTTACAACGTGCATATGTAGAACGTTTACAGTTTATCATGGAGAATGAACAACAACAATTACCAGCGGCATTTAGAGCATTTGCTGGTCAAAGTAGTATTGATGTTGCTCAAAGTGATATACGACCTATAGTGCGTGACGAGTTGCAAACGCTATTGCGTGATACACGCAGAGCAGCAAACCGCACGAGCGATCGACTATCGAAAATTCACTTGAGAGATCTAGCGGAACGCATTGATATGATCTTAAATCCAGTGTAA
- a CDS encoding geranylgeranyl reductase family protein, producing MQSYEVVVVGSGPAGAMAAYTLASEDINVAIIEKESLPRYKTCGGGLTNRAINYLPVDVQQSVEKAFYKVDSNFLKDDLSFTALKEKPIINMVMRDTFDHDLVQKAVSKGATLIDDCKLENLTYANGGSTLETSKGSIECKMIIAADGVLSTTARLGGWEETRYLIPALEYEVEVTSEDYIRLSSSVRFDFDAMPQGYGWCFPKRNHLSIGIASFRKSKGNLKELYRKYMIEVLKLENPISEEMHGFQIPLSPRTDGFCRQGIFLTGDAAGLADPITAEGLANAILSGQLAAQSIIDGKLDMQQAQNLYEQRLNNGLIKELKTAQKLANFIYGDSKLRAYFLYNHGQRVNDVMVSIVMGERDYPLNLTKALANKAWRKLNSFSRSS from the coding sequence ATGCAATCCTATGAAGTAGTGGTAGTGGGCAGCGGCCCAGCTGGTGCAATGGCGGCCTACACATTGGCGAGCGAAGATATTAATGTCGCCATTATAGAAAAGGAATCATTGCCACGCTATAAAACGTGTGGTGGTGGATTGACCAATCGAGCTATCAACTATCTACCAGTGGATGTACAGCAATCTGTAGAGAAGGCTTTTTACAAGGTAGATAGTAATTTTTTAAAGGATGATTTGAGTTTTACAGCCTTAAAAGAAAAGCCCATCATCAATATGGTTATGAGAGACACGTTTGATCATGATCTCGTTCAAAAAGCAGTAAGTAAAGGTGCAACCTTGATTGATGACTGCAAGCTTGAAAACTTAACATATGCCAATGGAGGTTCAACTCTAGAAACGTCAAAAGGATCTATTGAATGTAAAATGATCATTGCCGCAGATGGCGTTTTGAGTACCACAGCAAGACTAGGTGGCTGGGAAGAAACTCGATACTTGATACCTGCATTAGAGTACGAGGTTGAGGTAACGAGTGAAGATTATATTAGACTATCGTCATCAGTACGATTTGATTTTGACGCCATGCCGCAAGGTTACGGCTGGTGCTTTCCTAAAAGGAATCACTTATCCATTGGTATAGCAAGCTTTAGGAAATCTAAGGGTAATCTCAAAGAACTCTATCGCAAATACATGATTGAGGTTTTGAAACTAGAAAACCCAATATCTGAGGAAATGCACGGATTTCAAATACCGCTATCACCGCGTACTGATGGATTTTGCCGTCAAGGTATTTTTCTAACAGGTGATGCCGCAGGTCTCGCAGATCCCATAACTGCCGAAGGTCTTGCCAATGCTATACTTTCTGGTCAATTGGCAGCACAAAGTATTATTGATGGTAAACTTGACATGCAACAGGCACAAAATCTATATGAACAGCGACTGAACAATGGATTAATTAAAGAACTCAAAACGGCACAAAAACTGGCCAACTTCATTTACGGTGATTCAAAACTAAGAGCTTATTTCTTGTATAATCACGGTCAAAGAGTCAATGATGTAATGGTGTCTATTGTCATGGGAGAACGTGACTATCCATTGAATCTAACTAAGGCACTAGCCAACAAAGCCTGGCGTAAACTGAATTCGTTCTCACGATCGAGTTAA
- a CDS encoding class I SAM-dependent methyltransferase, whose amino-acid sequence MSDRLASSYRDPSGFIFTQDQEIYRQINPIYFDEYTSVKNSGVYEELFEKGWLVKHIEVSATAEKIILKPEQLPFITYPYEWSFTQYKHAAQLTLRIQLLLLERGFSLKDASAFNVTFHHGKALFIDTLSIEKYVDNSPWRALEQFNKHFFAPLLLSQKYGAHHLKILQQHIDGQTLSQTAAQLSWKTRFHPVIYPHIHLLAKTEAAIASTDKSSKTPSISKAAQIKMLKVLEMHIGNMKLNESTEWSAYYHQTNYEQQAFELKKKLVHEWCDEINTTRAIDLGGNDGTFASVLPNSVHMAIVSDIDQSAINQCYTQQLKATSKRLIPMVTDLMQPAPSIGWNNKERDSFIKRVQQFKPDVSLALALIHHITLTGNVPFDMSAAFFASMSEYLLIEFPDKEDSWVQYILESKRDARHLFEDYGVSAFAKAYSQQFSIIKEEKIEGTHRTLYMMQRK is encoded by the coding sequence ATGAGTGATAGGCTAGCATCGTCCTATCGTGATCCTTCAGGTTTTATTTTTACGCAGGATCAGGAGATTTATCGACAAATCAATCCTATATATTTTGATGAGTACACTAGCGTAAAAAACTCTGGAGTTTACGAGGAGTTATTTGAGAAAGGCTGGCTAGTTAAGCATATTGAAGTCAGCGCAACAGCAGAAAAGATAATTCTCAAGCCGGAGCAGTTACCGTTTATCACCTATCCATATGAATGGTCGTTCACACAATACAAACATGCAGCGCAGCTCACATTGCGTATACAACTCCTTTTATTAGAACGAGGTTTCAGTTTAAAGGATGCCAGTGCCTTTAATGTGACGTTTCACCATGGCAAGGCATTATTTATTGACACGTTGAGTATAGAAAAATATGTTGATAATTCACCATGGCGCGCTCTAGAACAGTTTAATAAGCACTTTTTTGCACCGCTCTTACTCTCGCAAAAATATGGTGCCCACCATCTCAAGATATTACAACAACATATTGATGGACAGACATTATCACAAACGGCAGCCCAATTATCGTGGAAAACTAGATTTCATCCAGTAATCTATCCGCATATTCACTTGCTTGCCAAAACTGAGGCTGCCATAGCCTCGACCGATAAAAGCAGCAAAACGCCAAGTATTTCTAAGGCAGCACAAATCAAAATGCTCAAAGTGCTAGAAATGCATATAGGCAACATGAAACTGAATGAGTCAACTGAGTGGAGTGCCTACTACCATCAAACCAATTATGAGCAACAGGCTTTTGAACTCAAAAAGAAATTAGTTCATGAATGGTGTGATGAAATAAACACAACTAGAGCGATCGACCTAGGTGGCAACGACGGCACCTTTGCCAGTGTGCTACCTAACAGCGTTCACATGGCTATCGTGAGCGATATTGATCAAAGCGCGATTAATCAATGCTACACACAGCAGCTCAAAGCGACCAGCAAGAGACTCATACCAATGGTGACTGATCTCATGCAGCCTGCACCATCGATAGGTTGGAATAACAAGGAGCGTGATAGTTTTATCAAACGGGTGCAGCAATTTAAGCCTGATGTGAGTCTCGCACTTGCATTGATACATCACATTACACTTACGGGTAACGTACCTTTCGACATGAGCGCGGCATTTTTTGCCTCCATGAGCGAGTATTTACTCATAGAATTCCCTGATAAAGAAGATAGCTGGGTGCAATACATTCTTGAAAGTAAAAGGGATGCTAGACATTTATTCGAGGATTATGGGGTTTCCGCTTTCGCGAAAGCGTACTCCCAACAATTCAGCATCATTAAGGAAGAAAAAATCGAGGGTACCCATAGGACTTTGTACATGATGCAGCGTAAATGA
- a CDS encoding alkaline phosphatase family protein — MKDRLLQYLKSQRHLWWTITVIPGVYSILYLYTNNFTLVNSWHQVMMCVLAFVLLPVIEILILDAAFKKWLPAHRDKLYWSYLIINFSILLSLTIYLGWRWKALILIAVIAIALSFFIAQHYKKLVLLIAFMTVVAFYQFGHFYIERVVSREDWVTTQEFESYKFTKKPNVYLIQPDGFIGKQAATGPIYDLDLSAFYNELEQRGFNINHDYHSSYHSTLTSNSALFTGQHHYFEQGNMNNELYGAREIIVEENPVLKTFKSNGYQTNLILQHSYLLLNFPDTAYDYINVDEDELSAPIPDYFLDKDYAADFKDAVNNANALPQFYFVEILQPGHITTTPNGSEPQEQTDIYKSQLLNVVPVIIDMIDFIKQKDPNSIIIIAADHGGFAGLNSTGDAYAEPTDNVAIKQSIFSALFAVNAPTDFQSYQSSIKSSVAVFPNLISYLADKKIAKDSLDQSSYIFINKGADRGIFKYFDSNGNPVTQKVD, encoded by the coding sequence ATGAAGGATAGGTTACTCCAATATTTGAAGAGCCAGCGGCACCTATGGTGGACGATTACCGTAATTCCTGGAGTCTATTCTATACTATATCTATATACCAACAATTTTACCCTGGTAAACTCATGGCATCAAGTGATGATGTGCGTTCTAGCATTTGTGCTATTACCTGTTATCGAGATTCTCATTCTGGACGCAGCTTTTAAAAAATGGCTGCCAGCGCATAGAGACAAGTTATACTGGTCATACCTTATCATCAACTTCTCTATACTCCTATCGCTCACGATCTATCTAGGCTGGCGTTGGAAGGCATTGATTCTAATCGCGGTGATAGCCATTGCCTTGTCATTTTTTATAGCCCAGCATTATAAAAAGCTCGTATTGCTCATCGCATTCATGACCGTGGTTGCCTTTTATCAATTTGGGCATTTTTATATAGAACGAGTTGTTTCTCGCGAGGATTGGGTCACTACTCAAGAGTTTGAAAGTTATAAATTCACTAAAAAGCCGAATGTCTATTTGATACAGCCAGATGGTTTTATAGGCAAGCAAGCTGCGACTGGCCCTATTTACGATCTTGACTTATCTGCTTTTTATAATGAGCTAGAACAAAGAGGATTTAATATCAACCATGATTACCACAGCAGTTACCATTCTACCTTGACGTCCAATAGCGCTCTATTTACTGGGCAGCACCACTATTTTGAGCAAGGTAATATGAATAATGAATTATACGGCGCTCGCGAAATTATTGTTGAAGAAAATCCAGTACTCAAGACGTTCAAGAGCAATGGATATCAAACTAATCTCATCTTACAACACAGCTACCTGCTACTCAATTTTCCAGACACTGCCTATGACTATATCAATGTCGATGAAGATGAACTAAGCGCACCCATTCCTGATTATTTTCTTGACAAGGATTATGCGGCAGACTTTAAAGACGCGGTAAACAATGCCAATGCCTTACCTCAATTCTATTTTGTGGAGATCCTACAACCAGGTCATATCACCACAACACCCAATGGCAGTGAACCGCAAGAACAGACTGATATCTATAAAAGTCAATTATTAAATGTTGTACCTGTAATAATTGATATGATCGATTTTATAAAGCAAAAAGATCCCAATAGTATCATCATCATCGCAGCAGATCATGGTGGGTTTGCAGGATTGAACAGTACTGGAGATGCTTATGCAGAACCAACAGATAACGTCGCTATCAAGCAAAGTATATTTAGCGCGCTATTTGCAGTGAATGCACCAACAGATTTTCAATCATATCAGTCCAGCATCAAGTCATCAGTCGCGGTGTTCCCTAATTTAATAAGTTATCTGGCTGACAAAAAAATAGCCAAAGATTCATTAGATCAAAGCAGCTATATTTTTATTAATAAAGGAGCCGATAGAGGCATCTTTAAATATTTTGATTCTAATGGAAATCCCGTTACCCAAAAGGTTGACTAA
- a CDS encoding exosortase F system-associated membrane protein yields MTIHRVFNGCVALALASLLVLVRVYEKSIFYDPLLDYFHTNFQNRPIPELNLPLLVLSTTGRYIINSLLSLAVIWFLYKKRSYLKASAWTYLFAGTALGVFFTILCTLDGDFVKMALFYTRRFFIHPILLFIMVAGLYYLKSKSTSRL; encoded by the coding sequence GTGACGATTCACAGAGTTTTTAATGGCTGTGTTGCACTAGCTCTTGCAAGTTTACTGGTGCTGGTGCGCGTTTATGAGAAATCTATTTTTTACGATCCATTGCTGGATTATTTTCATACTAATTTTCAAAACAGGCCTATTCCAGAACTCAATTTACCATTGCTCGTACTATCAACTACAGGCAGATATATCATAAACTCGTTGCTATCGCTTGCAGTCATATGGTTCTTATACAAAAAGCGCAGCTATCTTAAGGCTAGTGCGTGGACATATTTATTTGCTGGTACCGCGTTAGGTGTTTTCTTCACAATATTATGCACACTTGATGGCGATTTTGTAAAAATGGCGCTGTTCTACACCCGACGTTTTTTTATCCATCCCATACTATTATTCATAATGGTAGCTGGACTGTATTACTTGAAGTCCAAATCAACTTCACGACTATAA